From the genome of Paracoccus alcaliphilus:
TGGCATCGCGCCACTGGTGGCGAATCCCAGTTTGCGCGACCTTGCCTATGATGCCATCAAGAATGCCATCACCGGAATGGACATCTATGGCAGCCCCGAGGAATTTCGTCTTGATGAACGGCAGCTGTCGCAAGACCTGGGCGTCAGTCGCACGCCGATCCGCGAGGCGCTGACCATCCTGGAGCAGGAAGGCTTCGTGCGGACCGTGCCGCGCCGCGGCGTCTTTGTCGTGCGTCTGTCCAAGCAGCAGATCATCGAAAGGATCACCGTCTGGGCCGCGTTGGAGAGCATGGCGGCCTATCTGGCCGCCGACCGTGCCAGCGCGCGGGAACTGCGCATGCTGCGCAAACTTTTCGAGGAATTCGAGCGCGCGCCCGATTCGGAGCATATGCACGAATATTCCGAAGCGAATATCAACTTTCACCAGACGATCATCCGCCTTGGCGACTGCCAGCTTCTTGCCGAGATGTCGGCGAATCTGCTGATCCATGTGCGGGCCATCCGTAACGTCTCGCTTCGGCAGGACAACCGCGCCGAGCGTTCGCTTTCAGAGCACATGCAGATCATTGACGCCCTTGAGGCGCGCAATGGCGAACTGGCCGCGCAGCTTGTCCGTCAGCATACGCTGGGGCTGGCCGCGCATGTCGATAAGCACGGCCTCTTTTCCTAGGCAGCCGTGTAACGGGCCTGCATTCTGGCTGACATGAAAACCCGCGCGCGCGGCGACCGTATTTATGTGCCGGTCGTTTGCGTGGGTTTTGCGGCTGGGCAGCGGATGCAGCCTGCCATCCTTCCGGGTATCGGGGTCAGCAGTTGACCTTTCGTGGCATTTAGTGTACCAAATACCAAGGCGCCTTTGGTCGCGAGACGGGCAACGGCGACCGGATGCAAAGGGGGGGCGCCGATGGATTTGCCAGAGTATCAGGCCAAGGAGATATTGGCTCAATATGGGGTGACCGTCCCCGAGGGGGCCTTGGCGCGCAGCGCGGTCGAGGCCGAAAACCGCGCAAGGGCGATCACCTGCGAGAAATTCGCCGTCAAGGCGCAGATCCACGCCGGTGGACGCGGGCTGGCCGGCGGCGTCAAGTTCGCCGCGACACCCAGCGCGGTCAGGGACGCGGCCGAGGTACTGATCGGCATGCGCCTTGTTACCGAGCAGACCGGACCGGCGGGCGAAGAGGTCGACAGCGTCTGGGTCGAGGCGGCAATTGACAATCGGCGCAACATCTACATCGCTTTCGTGATCGACGAGCGGAAGGGCGTGGCGCAACTGTTCGGCGCACCCGAAGGAGGTGTCGCCTTCGAAGAGAGCGCGCGGGCCGATCCCGGCATGCTCGAATCCCTTGAAGTGCCGCGCGACGGCGATCTTTCGGGGGTCGATGTGGCGGGATTTCTGGACCGCCTCGGGATCGATGGTGCGGCGGCACCGCACGGCGCCGCCCTGATCGCAAAGCTGGTCCGCGCGGCGACAGAGACCGACGCGCTGCTGGTCGAGATCAATCCGCTTGCAATCCTCTCGGACGGGCAGGTGGTGGCGGTCGATGCCAAGATGGTGATCGACGACAGCGCGCTCTATCGTCATCCCGAATTCGAGGATATCGCCCGCGCGGCGCCGCGCGACAAATACGAGCGTGTGGCGCGTGAGAACGACATCAATTTCGTCAAGATGGACGGTGATATCGGCGTCGTGGTCAATGGTGCCGGGCTTGGGCTTGCCACCAATGACATGCTGATCGACGCCGGCGGGCGGCCTGCGAATTTCATGGACATCCGCACCACCGCCACCAGCCTGCAGATCGCCCGAGGCATCGGGGTGTTGCTTGAGGACCCTGCCGTCCGGGCGATCCTTGTCAACGTCCATGGCGGCGGCATGACGGTCTGCGATACGGTGGCCGAGGCGATCAACATCGCCTATTCGCGCAGCGCCCGCAAACCGCCAATCGTCTTTCGCGCGGCGGGGCAGAATGCGTCCTGGGCACTGAAGATCATGAAGGACCGCCGCCTGCCCTTCGAACCCCATGACGACATCAGCGGTGCGGTAAAGCGCGTGATCGCGCTGGCGAAGGGAGCGGAATGATGGCGGTACTGGTGGATGAGCATACCCGTGTTCTGGTGCAGGGAATGACCGGGCGGGCAGGGACGTTCTATACCGATCTCGCGATGCGCTATGGCTCGACCTATGTCGCCGGCGTCCGGCCCGGCAAGGTCGGCACGTCGCATCTTGATCTGCCGGTGTTCGACACGGTGCGTCAGGCGACCGAGGCGACAGGTGCCAATGCCAGTCTGGTGCTGGTGCCGCCGCACAAGGCGGCAGAGGCGATGATCGAGGCGATCGAGGGCGGTATTGGCCTTGTCGTCTGCGTCACCGAGCGGGTGCCGGTGCATGACATGTTGCGGGTGCGGGCGGCGCTCAGGGGATCAGAGACCGAACTTGTCGGCCCGAACAGTCAGGGCGTGCTGGCCCCGGGTCTTTGCAAGATCGGCGTCATGGCGACCTCGAATGCCACGGCGGGCCGGGTCGGCATCGTGTCGCGATCAGCCTCGCTGACCAGCGAGATCGTGGCGCAGACCAGCGCCGCAGGGCTTGGCCAGTCAACCACGATCGGCGTCGGCGGGGACCTTATCCACGGCATTGGCTTCCGCCGCTGTCTTGAGCTGTTCAAGGACGATCCTGCGACCGAAGGCGTCATTCTGATCGGCGAGATCGGCGGCAGCGAGGAAGAGGCCGCCGCTGACTATCTGGCGTCGGTCGATTACGGCAAGCCCGTGGTCGCGCTGGTCGTGGGGCGCCATGCGCCGACGCAGCGCCGGATGGGCCATGCCGGAACCCTTGCTGTCCTTGGCGGTGGCACAGCCGATGCCAAGGTCAGACGCCTTCAGGACGCTGGCGCGGTGATCGCGCAGAACGCAGACGAGGTCGCGGGGCTGATGCGTCAGGCCCTCGGC
Proteins encoded in this window:
- a CDS encoding GntR family transcriptional regulator, with amino-acid sequence MRLGIAPLVANPSLRDLAYDAIKNAITGMDIYGSPEEFRLDERQLSQDLGVSRTPIREALTILEQEGFVRTVPRRGVFVVRLSKQQIIERITVWAALESMAAYLAADRASARELRMLRKLFEEFERAPDSEHMHEYSEANINFHQTIIRLGDCQLLAEMSANLLIHVRAIRNVSLRQDNRAERSLSEHMQIIDALEARNGELAAQLVRQHTLGLAAHVDKHGLFS
- a CDS encoding succinate--CoA ligase subunit beta, which encodes MDLPEYQAKEILAQYGVTVPEGALARSAVEAENRARAITCEKFAVKAQIHAGGRGLAGGVKFAATPSAVRDAAEVLIGMRLVTEQTGPAGEEVDSVWVEAAIDNRRNIYIAFVIDERKGVAQLFGAPEGGVAFEESARADPGMLESLEVPRDGDLSGVDVAGFLDRLGIDGAAAPHGAALIAKLVRAATETDALLVEINPLAILSDGQVVAVDAKMVIDDSALYRHPEFEDIARAAPRDKYERVARENDINFVKMDGDIGVVVNGAGLGLATNDMLIDAGGRPANFMDIRTTATSLQIARGIGVLLEDPAVRAILVNVHGGGMTVCDTVAEAINIAYSRSARKPPIVFRAAGQNASWALKIMKDRRLPFEPHDDISGAVKRVIALAKGAE
- a CDS encoding succinate--CoA ligase subunit alpha — encoded protein: MAVLVDEHTRVLVQGMTGRAGTFYTDLAMRYGSTYVAGVRPGKVGTSHLDLPVFDTVRQATEATGANASLVLVPPHKAAEAMIEAIEGGIGLVVCVTERVPVHDMLRVRAALRGSETELVGPNSQGVLAPGLCKIGVMATSNATAGRVGIVSRSASLTSEIVAQTSAAGLGQSTTIGVGGDLIHGIGFRRCLELFKDDPATEGVILIGEIGGSEEEAAADYLASVDYGKPVVALVVGRHAPTQRRMGHAGTLAVLGGGTADAKVRRLQDAGAVIAQNADEVAGLMRQALGDA